Proteins encoded together in one Halothermothrix orenii H 168 window:
- a CDS encoding ROK family transcriptional regulator, producing the protein MKKVYPVSYKLQKGMNEKLILNIIRRDGPISRADISKKTNLTPPTVTNVINKLVEENLVLEDIMGESSGGRPPQLVRLNPEAFNIVVTHVSSNKLTGYLTDAYLKVSKKVVYDIERLEKQKILDLMFEVIDELIKSASQEVPALGVVVHGPVKAREGVSVFAPNIGWRNVPIKKLVQERFKKPVCVENDVRAMGLGEFYYGSGKGVDNLVFLKIGYGIGSAIIFDGKIFRGISDSAGEFGHTTVDIGGPRCNCGNYGCLEALSSENAIVKAVVKDLKAGRMSLVRELCDGNLEKVTPDHVYRAADRGDELSLSVLQEAARYLGIGIANIINSINPKVIVIGGGIIKARLHIEEIINKSVEERALTNAYQSCDIVFSELGDIGTLKGAGNIVMDEIL; encoded by the coding sequence GTGAAAAAAGTGTATCCGGTCAGCTACAAATTACAGAAAGGTATGAATGAAAAGTTAATTTTGAATATTATCAGAAGGGATGGACCCATCTCCAGGGCTGATATATCCAAAAAAACCAATCTGACCCCTCCTACCGTTACCAATGTTATTAATAAACTGGTTGAAGAGAACCTGGTCCTGGAAGATATCATGGGGGAATCTAGTGGCGGAAGGCCCCCTCAGCTGGTCAGGCTGAACCCTGAAGCCTTTAATATAGTGGTCACCCATGTCAGTTCAAACAAATTGACAGGTTATTTGACTGATGCCTATCTGAAAGTTAGCAAAAAAGTTGTTTATGATATAGAAAGACTGGAAAAGCAGAAGATACTGGATTTGATGTTTGAAGTAATCGATGAATTAATAAAATCAGCCTCACAGGAGGTACCTGCCCTTGGGGTGGTTGTCCACGGCCCGGTTAAAGCCCGGGAGGGTGTTTCTGTCTTTGCCCCCAATATAGGGTGGCGTAATGTTCCCATCAAAAAACTGGTTCAGGAGAGATTTAAAAAACCTGTCTGTGTTGAGAATGACGTCAGGGCCATGGGGCTTGGAGAGTTTTATTATGGTTCCGGCAAGGGTGTTGATAACCTGGTCTTTTTAAAGATCGGGTATGGAATAGGTTCAGCCATTATCTTTGACGGGAAGATATTCCGGGGAATCAGTGATAGTGCCGGTGAGTTCGGCCACACTACGGTGGATATAGGTGGCCCCCGGTGTAACTGTGGTAACTATGGCTGCCTTGAAGCCCTCTCTTCTGAAAATGCCATTGTTAAAGCGGTGGTAAAAGATTTGAAGGCAGGCCGGATGTCCCTGGTAAGGGAGCTCTGTGATGGGAATCTGGAGAAAGTAACTCCTGACCACGTTTACCGGGCCGCCGACCGGGGAGATGAGTTGAGCCTGTCTGTATTACAGGAGGCAGCGCGGTATCTGGGTATAGGGATTGCCAACATTATTAATTCTATAAACCCCAAGGTGATTGTTATCGGCGGGGGTATCATCAAGGCCCGACTCCACATTGAAGAGATTATAAACAAAAGTGTTGAAGAAAGGGCATTAACTAATGCCTATCAATCCTGTGATATTGTCTTTTCAGAACTGGGTGATATCGGGACCCTGAAAGGGGCCGGAAATATAGTCATGGATGAAATATTATAA
- the fba gene encoding class II fructose-1,6-bisphosphate aldolase, translating to MLVSSKEMLQKAMKEGYAIASFNVHNLETFKGVMEGGIKEKAPVIIQTTPGTLRHVGIRYMVAMARAAQHEYDIPFALHLDHCTDIETIKKCIDLGYTSVMVDGSKLPFEENIAFTKEVVAYARDRGVQVEAELGKIGGQEDDLKVDEREATLTDPDKAVEFVDRTGVDSLAIAIGTAHGMYKGDPEIDYKRLQTIKGKLEVPIVLHGASGLKDDVIEKTVQFGVNKVNIATDLKNAFGAALKTHFREKPEELDPRKYFKTARKAISEVTAHKIRLTGSNNKA from the coding sequence ATGTTAGTATCATCTAAGGAAATGTTACAAAAAGCCATGAAAGAAGGTTATGCCATTGCTTCTTTCAATGTACATAACCTGGAGACCTTTAAGGGAGTAATGGAAGGCGGGATTAAAGAAAAAGCCCCGGTAATTATTCAGACTACTCCGGGTACCCTGAGGCATGTTGGAATCAGGTATATGGTGGCCATGGCCAGGGCTGCTCAGCATGAGTATGATATCCCCTTTGCCCTCCATCTCGACCACTGTACTGATATTGAGACCATTAAAAAATGTATCGACCTGGGTTATACTTCAGTCATGGTTGATGGTTCTAAACTGCCTTTTGAAGAAAATATAGCCTTTACTAAAGAGGTAGTTGCCTATGCCCGGGACAGGGGTGTTCAGGTTGAAGCCGAACTGGGCAAGATAGGTGGTCAGGAAGATGACTTAAAGGTGGATGAGAGGGAAGCTACCCTGACTGACCCGGATAAGGCTGTTGAGTTTGTCGACAGGACCGGGGTTGATTCCCTGGCTATAGCCATCGGTACCGCCCACGGGATGTATAAGGGTGACCCTGAGATTGATTATAAGAGGTTGCAGACCATTAAAGGAAAGCTGGAGGTACCCATTGTCCTCCATGGGGCTTCAGGATTAAAAGATGATGTCATCGAAAAAACGGTCCAGTTTGGTGTCAATAAGGTTAATATAGCCACTGACCTTAAAAATGCCTTCGGGGCTGCCCTGAAGACCCACTTCAGGGAAAAACCAGAGGAACTGGACCCCAGGAAGTACTTTAAGACAGCCAGGAAGGCTATTTCTGAGGTAACCGCCCATAAGATAAGGCTTACCGGCAGTAATAATAAAGCATAA